In Candidatus Tanganyikabacteria bacterium, the following are encoded in one genomic region:
- a CDS encoding YaeQ family protein, which yields MKEDGDQEGRFRYRIGRRDQIVLFKKKGESAAHLHLKAIAYALFFRDCQNLQMNPRLDYRVQPDLAAINLEGQPEIWIHCANGRNVEQDLEYICKHVPAREVVLIAEEEDTDLLIERLRKKVHFRYATDKLRVINFHPPVADWLDPENLDVPSDSYTIIEF from the coding sequence ATGAAGGAGGACGGCGACCAAGAGGGCCGGTTCAGGTACCGGATCGGCCGGAGGGACCAGATCGTCCTTTTCAAGAAGAAGGGCGAGTCCGCCGCCCACCTGCACCTCAAGGCCATCGCCTACGCGCTGTTCTTCCGGGACTGCCAGAACCTCCAGATGAACCCCAGGCTGGATTACCGGGTGCAACCAGATCTGGCGGCCATCAATCTGGAAGGCCAGCCCGAGATCTGGATACACTGCGCCAACGGCCGCAACGTGGAGCAGGATCTCGAGTACATCTGCAAGCACGTGCCCGCCCGCGAGGTGGTGCTGATCGCCGAGGAAGAGGACACCGACCTGCTGATCGAGCGGCTCCGGAAGAAAGTGCACTTCCGGTACGCCACCGACAAGCTGCGGGTCATCAATTTCCACCCGCCCGTCGCGGACTGGTTGGATCCGGAAAATCTGGACGTGCCGTCCGATTCCTACACGATCATAGAGTTTTAG